In a genomic window of Allomeiothermus silvanus DSM 9946:
- the ileS gene encoding isoleucine--tRNA ligase has translation MFKEVGEMNFPALETQVLEFWKRESIFQKSDRKPAPRGEFVFYEGPPTANGLPAMHHVLARSFKDLFPRYRTMRGYHVTRKGGWDTHGLPVEIAVEKRLGVLGRKALSREEIAEFNETCKQYVFENIQDWNYFTERLGYWVDLENAYITYSNEYIESVWNLLKRLWDKGLITQDYKVVPLSPRISTTLSQNEIAEGYREVDDPSVYVRFPLKLETTPAAVREALAAQGVRLEDLPDLAILVWTTTPWTLPSNTMAAVHPEMDYAVVRSPSAGHLIFAMDAVERLEELHKEELEVVAHLKGAQMEWWEYTPPFPEVCVELGVVKEQGQRRPDGKPVMHFVALADFVTAADGSGVAHEAPVYGAEDLELSRKYGTPLLFGTDEYGIMRVTDERGKFFKDADKGLIRAMKERGVMYHVGTIRHRYPFHDRTGDPILYFAKPSWYIKTSQYRKELFENNEQINWVPEHIKHGRFGNWLKDNVDWAISRERYWGTPLPFWVAEDGSEKICVGSVQELSELAGRDLSGLELHRPYVDDITFVKNGKTFRRVPEVLDVWFDSGAMPYAQWHLMMQGEEPMPGYEANYAQFKKHFNADFISEAIDQTRGWFYSLHAIATLLYGMPAFKNVICLGHLVDEKGQKMSKSKGNVVEPLPAFDKYGADAVRWYMFTASDPGDTKRFSERLVAEAMRGFLGTLWNVYSFFVLYANLDRPDLKNPPKVADRPEIDRWLVARTQELIEEVTQALESYDARGGARALETFVEELSNWYVRRNRRRFWKNEDAADREAAYATLYEALTTVALLAAPFTPFFAEGLYQNLVRSVRPEAPESVHLESWPEAKPELKDLRLLRAMHAALEVVGLARAARAKSGVKTRIPLPLMLVTAPSEEERAGLAHFAPEIADELNVKELRVLGPGEAVLSYRVLPNLPVLGKKYGKQLPAIREALARLEGKAVAERVKRGEPIPLPEIGIELKPEEVLLEALSPEGYEALEERGYLAALEVRIDEELYLEGLSRELVRLVQQARKDMGLQVSDRIHLTYQAEGKYAEALARFGTRLAEETLALSLEPNPTPEGFLAQLEDDEGKVVIGLRKA, from the coding sequence CTGTTCAAGGAAGTGGGGGAAATGAACTTCCCCGCCCTCGAGACCCAGGTGCTGGAGTTCTGGAAGCGGGAGAGCATCTTCCAGAAGTCGGATAGAAAGCCCGCCCCCCGGGGTGAGTTCGTATTCTACGAAGGGCCCCCCACCGCCAATGGGCTACCGGCCATGCACCACGTGCTGGCCCGGAGTTTCAAGGACCTCTTTCCCCGCTACCGCACCATGCGGGGCTACCACGTGACCCGCAAGGGCGGCTGGGATACCCATGGGCTGCCGGTAGAGATCGCGGTGGAGAAGCGGCTGGGCGTGCTGGGGCGCAAGGCCCTCTCGCGCGAGGAGATCGCCGAGTTCAACGAAACATGCAAGCAGTACGTCTTCGAGAACATCCAGGACTGGAACTACTTTACCGAACGGCTCGGGTACTGGGTGGACCTGGAGAACGCCTACATCACCTATAGCAACGAGTACATCGAGTCGGTGTGGAACTTGCTAAAACGGCTGTGGGACAAAGGCCTCATCACCCAGGACTATAAGGTGGTGCCGCTTTCCCCCCGTATCTCCACCACCCTCTCGCAAAACGAGATTGCCGAGGGCTACCGCGAGGTAGACGATCCCAGCGTCTACGTACGCTTCCCGCTCAAACTCGAAACCACGCCTGCCGCCGTACGCGAAGCGCTCGCCGCCCAAGGGGTAAGGCTCGAGGACTTGCCCGATTTGGCCATCCTAGTCTGGACTACCACCCCCTGGACCCTACCCTCGAACACCATGGCGGCGGTGCACCCCGAGATGGACTACGCCGTGGTGCGCTCGCCCTCGGCGGGGCACCTGATCTTCGCGATGGACGCGGTGGAGCGGCTCGAGGAGTTGCATAAAGAAGAACTGGAGGTGGTGGCACACCTCAAAGGTGCACAGATGGAGTGGTGGGAGTATACCCCACCTTTCCCTGAGGTCTGCGTCGAACTGGGGGTGGTAAAGGAGCAAGGCCAGCGACGGCCCGATGGCAAGCCAGTGATGCATTTCGTAGCGCTGGCCGACTTTGTTACGGCCGCCGATGGCTCGGGAGTAGCCCACGAGGCCCCGGTCTATGGAGCGGAGGACCTCGAGCTTTCCCGTAAGTACGGCACACCGCTGCTCTTCGGCACTGACGAGTACGGAATCATGCGGGTCACCGACGAACGCGGCAAGTTTTTCAAGGACGCCGATAAGGGTCTGATCCGCGCCATGAAGGAGCGCGGGGTGATGTACCACGTCGGGACGATCCGCCACCGTTACCCCTTCCACGACCGCACCGGCGACCCCATCCTCTACTTCGCCAAGCCAAGCTGGTACATCAAGACCTCGCAGTACCGTAAAGAGTTGTTCGAGAACAACGAGCAAATCAACTGGGTGCCCGAGCATATCAAGCACGGGAGGTTCGGCAACTGGCTCAAGGACAACGTGGATTGGGCCATCAGCCGCGAACGCTACTGGGGGACTCCCCTCCCCTTCTGGGTGGCAGAAGACGGTTCGGAGAAGATCTGCGTGGGAAGCGTGCAGGAGCTTTCTGAGCTGGCCGGGCGTGACCTGTCGGGCCTCGAGCTGCACCGCCCTTACGTAGACGACATCACCTTTGTCAAGAACGGCAAGACTTTCCGCCGGGTACCGGAGGTGCTGGACGTATGGTTCGACTCGGGGGCTATGCCCTACGCGCAGTGGCATCTGATGATGCAAGGCGAAGAACCTATGCCCGGCTACGAGGCCAACTATGCGCAGTTCAAGAAGCACTTCAACGCCGACTTCATCAGCGAGGCCATTGACCAAACCCGCGGCTGGTTTTACTCGCTACATGCCATCGCCACCCTGCTCTACGGCATGCCCGCCTTCAAGAACGTGATTTGCCTGGGCCATCTGGTAGACGAGAAAGGACAGAAGATGTCCAAGAGCAAGGGCAACGTGGTCGAGCCCTTGCCTGCTTTCGACAAGTATGGGGCGGATGCGGTGCGCTGGTACATGTTCACCGCCAGTGACCCCGGAGACACCAAGCGCTTTTCCGAGCGGCTGGTGGCTGAGGCCATGCGCGGCTTCTTGGGCACGCTCTGGAATGTCTATAGCTTTTTCGTGCTGTACGCTAATTTGGATCGTCCCGACCTCAAAAATCCGCCTAAGGTGGCTGACCGCCCGGAGATCGACCGCTGGCTGGTAGCGCGGACCCAGGAACTCATCGAGGAAGTCACCCAGGCCCTCGAGAGCTACGACGCCCGGGGAGGGGCCCGGGCGCTCGAGACGTTCGTGGAAGAGCTTTCCAACTGGTACGTTCGCAGGAACCGCCGTCGTTTCTGGAAGAATGAAGACGCCGCCGACCGCGAGGCCGCCTACGCCACCCTCTACGAAGCGCTGACCACGGTAGCGCTGCTTGCCGCACCTTTCACCCCCTTCTTCGCCGAGGGACTGTACCAGAACCTGGTGCGATCGGTGCGCCCGGAAGCTCCCGAGAGCGTGCACCTGGAGTCCTGGCCTGAGGCCAAGCCCGAGCTGAAAGACCTAAGGCTGCTGCGGGCCATGCACGCAGCGCTCGAGGTAGTAGGCTTAGCCCGCGCCGCTCGCGCCAAAAGTGGGGTCAAGACCCGCATCCCCCTACCCCTGATGCTGGTGACCGCCCCCTCCGAGGAGGAGCGGGCTGGACTGGCCCACTTCGCCCCCGAGATCGCTGATGAGCTCAACGTCAAGGAGCTGCGGGTGCTAGGGCCGGGCGAGGCGGTGCTCTCGTACCGGGTGTTGCCCAATCTGCCGGTGCTGGGGAAAAAGTACGGCAAGCAGCTCCCCGCCATCCGCGAGGCCCTGGCAAGGCTTGAGGGCAAGGCGGTTGCGGAGCGGGTCAAGCGGGGTGAGCCCATTCCCCTTCCGGAAATCGGGATAGAGCTAAAGCCAGAGGAGGTGCTCCTCGAGGCCCTCTCCCCCGAAGGCTACGAGGCTCTGGAGGAGCGGGGCTATCTGGCCGCGCTCGAGGTGCGCATAGACGAGGAACTCTACTTAGAGGGGCTTTCGCGCGAGTTGGTGCGGCTAGTGCAACAGGCCCGCAAAGACATGGGTCTGCAGGTCTCGGATCGCATCCATCTTACCTACCAGGCTGAAGGCAAGTACGCCGAAGCCCTGGCCAGATTTGGCACCCGGCTGGCTGAAGAAACTTTGGCCCTTTCCCTCGAGCCCAACCCTACCCCTGAAGGGTTCTTGGCCCAGCTTGAGGACGATGAGGGTAAGGTTGTCATCGGGCTTCGTAAGGCTTGA
- the fsa gene encoding fructose-6-phosphate aldolase, which produces MDLYLDTAEVSEIREIASWGVLGGVTTNPSLVAKSGRGFEEVIREISAIVQGPVSAEVTAMEAPAMIAEGRKLAAIDPNVVVKLPTIVEGLKACKALSAEGIRVNMTLIFSANQALLAAHAGAWCVSPFAGRLDDISWDGMDLVAEIAQIFDIHAIGTRVLAASIRHPMHVLQAAKAGADIATMPAKVFQQLIQHPLTDKGLQQFLADWEKSKEKAKQP; this is translated from the coding sequence ATGGACTTATACCTGGATACTGCTGAAGTTAGCGAAATCCGCGAGATTGCGTCTTGGGGCGTGCTAGGGGGGGTTACCACCAACCCCAGCCTAGTCGCCAAGTCGGGGCGCGGCTTTGAGGAAGTCATCCGAGAAATCAGCGCGATCGTCCAAGGGCCGGTTTCCGCCGAGGTAACTGCTATGGAGGCTCCGGCCATGATCGCCGAGGGACGCAAGCTCGCAGCGATTGATCCCAACGTGGTGGTCAAGCTCCCCACCATCGTGGAGGGGCTCAAAGCCTGCAAGGCGCTTTCTGCCGAGGGCATCCGGGTGAACATGACCCTGATCTTTTCCGCCAACCAGGCTCTCCTGGCGGCTCACGCTGGGGCTTGGTGCGTTTCGCCGTTCGCCGGACGCCTCGACGATATCTCCTGGGACGGTATGGACCTGGTGGCCGAGATCGCTCAGATCTTCGACATCCACGCCATCGGTACCCGGGTGCTGGCGGCCTCGATCCGCCATCCGATGCATGTCCTGCAAGCGGCTAAGGCCGGAGCTGACATCGCCACCATGCCGGCCAAGGTGTTCCAACAACTGATCCAACACCCGCTCACCGATAAAGGCTTGCAGCAATTCCTGGCCGACTGGGAAAAATCCAAGGAGAAAGCGAAGCAACCATGA
- the rho gene encoding transcription termination factor Rho → MRTARGKKTATEPTSLSYQELSAKILPELHLIAAQQGIEDYKKMGKDDLVMALLQQEATGEGLKLAKGYLEISSDGYGFLQENLYNLETRSVIVSAGLIKQHQLRTGDYVVGKARPPRENERYGTLMRVEAVNNLDPEAAARRPKFDELIPQFPDRQLRLETTPDEMSTRVIDLLSPIGRGQRGLIVAPPKAGKTTLLKKIAKAILKNEPDVKVIVLLIDERPEEVTDFRESVEGAEVIASTFDEPPQNHIRVAEFVHERSRRIVEEGGHVVILLDSITRLARANNLVTPPTGRTLSGGLDSAALHFPKRFLGAARNIRGGGSLTILATALVETGSRMDDVIFEEFKGTGNMELQLNRRLEERRIFPAIDISKSSTRREELLLGEEVLQKVWLLRKVLADMDPAEAMEMLLSRLSRTKSNKEFLATLAGK, encoded by the coding sequence ATGAGAACCGCGCGCGGCAAGAAGACCGCTACCGAACCCACCTCTCTGTCGTATCAAGAACTCTCCGCTAAGATCCTGCCCGAGCTACATCTCATCGCTGCCCAACAGGGCATCGAGGACTACAAGAAAATGGGCAAGGACGACTTGGTCATGGCCCTGTTGCAACAGGAGGCTACCGGGGAGGGCCTAAAGCTGGCCAAGGGCTATCTCGAGATCAGCTCTGACGGCTATGGCTTCTTGCAGGAAAACCTGTATAACCTCGAGACCCGCTCGGTCATCGTCTCGGCGGGCCTGATCAAGCAGCACCAGCTCCGCACCGGCGATTACGTGGTGGGCAAAGCCCGCCCTCCGCGCGAAAACGAGCGTTATGGCACGCTGATGCGGGTAGAAGCGGTCAACAATCTAGACCCCGAAGCCGCGGCCCGCAGGCCCAAGTTCGATGAACTCATCCCCCAGTTTCCTGATCGGCAGCTTAGGCTCGAGACCACTCCAGATGAGATGTCCACCCGGGTCATCGACCTACTCTCGCCCATCGGGCGGGGACAGCGCGGGCTGATCGTAGCGCCACCCAAAGCGGGTAAGACTACCCTGCTCAAGAAGATCGCCAAGGCCATCCTCAAAAACGAGCCGGATGTCAAAGTGATCGTGCTGCTCATCGATGAGCGCCCTGAGGAGGTCACCGACTTCCGCGAGAGCGTGGAGGGGGCCGAGGTCATTGCCAGTACCTTCGACGAACCCCCCCAGAACCACATTCGGGTGGCCGAGTTCGTACACGAACGCTCCCGCCGCATCGTAGAGGAGGGTGGGCACGTGGTGATCCTGCTGGACAGCATCACCCGTTTGGCGCGGGCAAATAACCTGGTCACTCCGCCTACCGGGCGTACACTATCGGGTGGCTTGGACTCGGCGGCCCTGCACTTTCCCAAACGCTTCTTGGGGGCGGCCCGCAATATCCGCGGGGGAGGCTCGCTTACCATCTTGGCCACGGCCTTGGTCGAGACCGGCAGCCGCATGGACGACGTGATCTTCGAGGAGTTTAAGGGAACCGGAAACATGGAACTGCAGCTCAACCGCCGTCTTGAGGAGCGCCGCATCTTCCCGGCTATCGACATCTCCAAGTCTTCCACCCGCCGTGAAGAACTTCTCTTGGGCGAGGAAGTGCTGCAAAAGGTCTGGCTGCTGCGCAAGGTATTGGCCGACATGGACCCCGCTGAGGCGATGGAAATGCTGCTTTCTCGGCTTTCCCGCACCAAGAGCAACAAGGAGTTCCTTGCAACTTTGGCGGGAAAGTAG
- a CDS encoding LysM peptidoglycan-binding domain-containing M23 family metallopeptidase, translating to MPNEWWRLAFAGALLNLPLATLDIPKELAPSNEVVLDAPAKKGWVLYTVQSGDTLSAIASRYGVDPRAILWSTGITSPDLKPGQTLRIPITEQVEREVRLPPGVREYVVQSGDTLQTLARRYGVTELELVSANPSLSSLDRLVEGSVLYIPTQTKGLLVEMGKGQTLADLAERFGVPLLSIAKANGVKDPLELRAGDLVLLPGIQARTTYDRLLAVREEERRQREEEQRRLAEERRKQEEARRLAEQQRQQQLAQARLQRQRQQQAAVAHRSQAGKSPTVRRVDYEAAASGFQWPLGNFVITTYYGQRGAYQRFHTGIDLAAPMGTPIYAAKAGQVETAGWSSWGYGLHVIIDHGSGVETLYGHMSRIAVQPGQFVERGQLIGYVGSTGWSTGPHCHFEVRVGGGTRNPLAYLP from the coding sequence TTGCCTAACGAATGGTGGAGACTCGCGTTTGCTGGAGCTTTGCTCAATCTTCCTCTAGCCACGCTGGACATCCCGAAGGAGCTAGCTCCCTCGAACGAAGTTGTCTTAGACGCCCCTGCTAAAAAAGGTTGGGTGCTGTATACGGTACAATCCGGCGATACCCTGAGCGCCATCGCCAGCCGGTATGGGGTAGATCCTCGGGCCATCCTGTGGTCTACAGGTATAACCAGCCCCGATCTCAAACCGGGGCAGACGTTGCGTATCCCCATCACCGAGCAGGTCGAGCGGGAGGTACGCCTCCCGCCAGGGGTGCGGGAGTACGTAGTGCAAAGTGGGGATACCCTGCAAACGCTGGCTCGGCGTTACGGGGTGACCGAGTTGGAGCTGGTATCGGCCAACCCTAGCCTCTCTAGCCTGGACCGGCTGGTCGAGGGAAGCGTCCTCTACATCCCCACCCAGACCAAGGGCTTGCTGGTAGAGATGGGCAAGGGGCAGACCCTTGCTGACCTGGCTGAGCGCTTCGGGGTCCCGCTGCTGTCTATTGCCAAGGCCAACGGGGTCAAAGACCCGCTCGAGCTTCGCGCCGGGGATCTGGTGCTCCTACCCGGCATCCAGGCCCGCACCACCTATGACCGGCTGTTGGCCGTGCGCGAAGAGGAGCGCCGCCAGCGCGAGGAGGAACAGCGCCGCCTGGCCGAGGAGCGCCGCAAGCAGGAGGAAGCCCGCCGTTTGGCCGAACAGCAGCGCCAGCAGCAACTGGCCCAGGCTCGCCTACAACGCCAACGGCAGCAACAGGCCGCAGTGGCGCACCGCTCCCAGGCCGGGAAATCCCCCACGGTGCGCCGGGTTGACTATGAAGCCGCCGCCAGCGGTTTCCAGTGGCCGCTGGGCAACTTTGTCATCACCACCTATTACGGCCAGCGAGGGGCCTATCAGCGCTTCCATACCGGAATAGACTTGGCTGCCCCCATGGGCACCCCCATCTATGCTGCTAAAGCAGGCCAGGTAGAAACCGCCGGGTGGAGCAGTTGGGGTTACGGACTTCACGTTATCATCGATCATGGCTCGGGAGTGGAAACCCTCTACGGGCATATGTCTCGCATCGCAGTACAGCCGGGTCAGTTTGTCGAACGTGGCCAGCTCATCGGCTACGTGGGCTCCACCGGCTGGTCCACCGGCCCGCACTGCCACTTCGAAGTGCGGGTGGGTGGGGGAACCCGTAACCCCCTGGCGTATCTCCCCTAG
- the pdxS gene encoding pyridoxal 5'-phosphate synthase lyase subunit PdxS, whose protein sequence is MEKGTLRVKTGFAEMFKGGVIMDVMNPDQARIAEDAGATAVMALERIPADIRAQGGVARMSDPEMIEKIKEAVSIPVMAKVRIGHFVEAQILEAIGVDFIDESEVLTPADEAYHINKWDFKVPFVCGATNIGEALRRIGEGAAMIRTKGEAGTGNVVEAVRHARSVLGAIRQIQAMPKEELMTFAKENGAPYDLVLWVHENGRLPVVNFAAGGVATPADAALMMQLGMDGVFVGSGIFKSAASLSEAERPKAWFRRAQAIVKAVTHYRDPAVLAEVSRGLGEAMVGINLDYLAEEEKLAKRGW, encoded by the coding sequence ATGGAGAAAGGTACCCTACGTGTAAAGACCGGCTTCGCCGAGATGTTCAAGGGCGGAGTGATCATGGATGTGATGAACCCCGATCAGGCCCGCATCGCCGAGGACGCCGGGGCCACTGCGGTGATGGCCCTCGAGCGCATCCCTGCCGATATCCGGGCCCAGGGCGGGGTGGCCCGGATGTCCGATCCGGAGATGATCGAAAAGATCAAAGAGGCGGTCTCTATCCCCGTGATGGCCAAGGTGCGCATCGGGCACTTCGTGGAGGCGCAGATTCTAGAAGCCATCGGGGTGGATTTTATCGATGAGTCCGAGGTGCTAACCCCTGCCGACGAGGCGTACCACATCAACAAGTGGGACTTCAAGGTGCCTTTTGTTTGCGGGGCTACCAACATCGGCGAGGCGCTGCGCCGCATCGGCGAGGGAGCGGCCATGATCCGCACTAAGGGCGAAGCCGGGACCGGCAACGTGGTAGAAGCGGTGCGCCACGCCAGGAGCGTTTTGGGCGCTATCCGCCAGATTCAGGCGATGCCCAAAGAAGAGCTCATGACCTTTGCTAAGGAGAACGGAGCTCCCTACGACCTTGTGCTGTGGGTGCACGAGAATGGTCGCCTGCCGGTGGTGAACTTCGCCGCCGGAGGAGTGGCTACTCCAGCGGATGCCGCTTTGATGATGCAGCTCGGGATGGACGGGGTGTTCGTAGGATCAGGCATCTTCAAGTCGGCGGCTAGCCTCTCCGAGGCCGAACGCCCTAAAGCTTGGTTCCGCCGTGCTCAAGCCATCGTCAAGGCGGTTACCCATTACCGTGACCCTGCCGTGCTGGCCGAGGTCTCTCGCGGTCTGGGGGAGGCTATGGTGGGCATTAACCTCGACTACCTGGCTGAAGAAGAAAAGCTCGCCAAGCGTGGGTGGTAA
- the pdxT gene encoding pyridoxal 5'-phosphate synthase glutaminase subunit PdxT, which translates to MKIGVLALQGDFREHKQMLQSLGVEAPEVRKQEQLEGLSGLIVPGGESTTIGKLAREYGLEQAVRERVEQGSLAVWGTCAGAIWLAKEIIGYPEQPRAGLLDIAIRRNAFGRQVDSFEEPLEIQGFATPFPAVFIRAPVIERVGPGVEVLAREGNRVVLVRSGKLMASSFHPELTGDSRLHRLFVEMARG; encoded by the coding sequence GTGAAGATCGGGGTTCTTGCCCTTCAGGGCGATTTTCGTGAGCATAAACAGATGCTGCAAAGCCTAGGGGTGGAGGCCCCCGAGGTGCGCAAGCAAGAGCAGCTCGAGGGCCTCTCCGGCCTCATCGTACCGGGGGGCGAGTCCACCACCATCGGCAAGCTGGCCCGCGAGTACGGCCTCGAGCAGGCGGTGCGCGAGCGGGTGGAGCAGGGGAGCCTAGCGGTTTGGGGAACCTGCGCAGGGGCCATCTGGTTGGCTAAAGAGATCATCGGCTATCCCGAGCAGCCGCGGGCTGGTCTGCTTGACATCGCCATCCGGCGCAACGCTTTCGGGCGGCAGGTGGACTCCTTCGAGGAACCCCTCGAGATCCAAGGCTTCGCGACTCCTTTCCCTGCGGTTTTTATCCGCGCTCCGGTGATCGAGCGGGTGGGTCCGGGGGTCGAGGTGCTGGCACGCGAGGGAAACCGGGTGGTGCTCGTGCGCAGCGGTAAGCTGATGGCCTCGAGCTTCCATCCCGAACTCACCGGAGATAGCCGGTTACACCGGCTTTTTGTAGAGATGGCCAGGGGATAA
- the asnS gene encoding asparagine--tRNA ligase has translation MRRVFIEEISKYEGQEILIRGWVMGRRSKGKIHFLTLRDGTGFLQATVFKGELPDEEFEQADHLPQEAALEVSGQVKADSRAPGGYELLVRSLKVVSLPRKEYPITPKEHGVDFLMDHRHLYLRHRRPWAVLRIRDELERAIHDFFGERGFVRMDAPILTPNAVEGTTDLFEVDLFDGEKAYLSQSGQLYAEAGAMAFGKVYTFGPTFRAERSKTRRHLLEFWMIEPEVAFMTHEENMQLQEELVAYLVGRVLEEKKRELEILERDTTVLQTTAQGNYPRIHYTQAVEMVNKIAQERPELELAPMQWGDDFGAPHEAALTGQFDRPIFVEKYPAAVKAFYMEPDPEDPRLVLNADLLAPEGVGEIIGGSQRIHDPELLLQKIREHGLPEEVFDWYMDLRLFGTVPHSGFGIGLERTVRWICGIEHIREAIPFPRMYTRMRP, from the coding sequence ATGCGACGGGTTTTTATCGAGGAGATCAGCAAGTACGAAGGCCAGGAAATCCTGATCCGGGGCTGGGTCATGGGCCGCCGCAGCAAAGGCAAGATCCACTTCCTCACCCTCCGGGATGGAACCGGCTTCCTCCAGGCTACGGTGTTCAAAGGGGAACTTCCCGACGAAGAGTTCGAGCAGGCCGATCACCTACCGCAGGAGGCCGCCCTCGAGGTAAGCGGGCAAGTCAAGGCCGATTCCCGGGCTCCTGGCGGTTACGAGCTTTTGGTGCGAAGCCTGAAGGTCGTCAGCCTGCCTCGCAAAGAGTACCCCATCACCCCCAAGGAGCACGGGGTGGACTTTTTGATGGACCACCGCCATCTCTACTTGCGCCACCGCCGCCCTTGGGCCGTGCTACGGATACGCGACGAACTCGAGCGGGCCATCCACGACTTTTTTGGGGAACGCGGCTTCGTGCGCATGGATGCCCCTATCCTCACCCCCAACGCGGTGGAGGGCACTACCGACCTCTTTGAGGTGGATCTCTTCGATGGGGAGAAGGCCTACCTGTCCCAGTCGGGCCAGCTCTATGCCGAGGCCGGGGCCATGGCCTTCGGCAAGGTCTATACCTTCGGGCCCACCTTCCGCGCCGAGCGGAGCAAGACCCGCCGCCACCTGTTGGAGTTCTGGATGATCGAGCCCGAGGTGGCCTTCATGACCCACGAGGAGAATATGCAGCTCCAGGAGGAGCTGGTAGCCTACCTGGTGGGCCGGGTGCTGGAGGAGAAAAAGCGCGAGTTGGAGATACTCGAACGGGACACCACCGTCTTGCAAACCACCGCCCAGGGGAATTACCCCCGTATCCACTACACCCAAGCCGTGGAGATGGTGAATAAGATCGCTCAGGAGCGACCCGAACTCGAGCTCGCCCCCATGCAGTGGGGCGACGACTTCGGTGCCCCCCACGAGGCCGCCTTGACGGGCCAGTTCGACCGCCCGATCTTCGTGGAAAAGTACCCGGCGGCGGTGAAGGCCTTTTATATGGAGCCCGACCCAGAAGACCCCCGCTTGGTCCTCAACGCCGACCTGTTGGCCCCCGAGGGGGTGGGCGAGATCATCGGCGGTAGCCAGCGCATCCACGACCCCGAACTGCTGCTGCAGAAGATCCGCGAGCACGGACTGCCCGAGGAGGTCTTCGACTGGTACATGGACCTGCGGCTCTTCGGCACGGTGCCCCACTCAGGTTTTGGGATCGGCCTCGAGCGTACCGTGCGCTGGATCTGCGGCATCGAGCATATCCGTGAGGCCATCCCCTTCCCACGGATGTACACCCGGATGCGGCCCTAA
- a CDS encoding serine hydrolase has protein sequence MPLAEELQALIAAFPGEVGIVLENLATGERFSYQETRPFPAASTIKLPMLCYALSTGADLEQKISIRPETVGLGTGILKELSPGLALPLRDILTLMIVVSDNTATNVVLDFFGHKEPFNAYYQAQGWRETHTAGMLSLPEDRPDPKREKGDFSRTSARDQAAILKALWWGELPQARTALDILSRQQFTSFLRYIPVDLDDLEEGTTPLKLYSKSGEIRCCRHDAGILAKGDRAVVMAVLTESESDPRFHPDHPAVLLIGRIAAVVYRHWLG, from the coding sequence ATGCCGCTCGCTGAGGAGCTTCAAGCGCTTATCGCCGCTTTCCCCGGCGAGGTGGGGATAGTGCTGGAGAACCTTGCCACCGGGGAACGCTTCTCCTACCAGGAAACCCGACCCTTCCCGGCGGCCAGCACCATCAAGCTGCCAATGCTGTGCTACGCACTTTCGACCGGAGCCGACCTCGAGCAAAAAATCTCCATCCGACCCGAAACCGTAGGGCTCGGCACGGGCATCCTCAAAGAGCTTTCGCCGGGCCTGGCGTTGCCTCTGCGCGACATCCTGACGCTGATGATCGTGGTGAGCGACAACACCGCCACCAACGTGGTGCTGGACTTCTTCGGGCACAAAGAGCCCTTCAATGCCTACTACCAAGCCCAAGGCTGGCGGGAGACCCACACCGCGGGGATGCTCTCCCTGCCGGAGGATAGGCCTGACCCGAAAAGGGAAAAGGGGGATTTCAGCCGGACCAGCGCCCGCGACCAGGCGGCCATCTTGAAGGCGCTGTGGTGGGGGGAGTTGCCCCAGGCCCGGACCGCCCTGGATATCCTCTCGAGGCAACAGTTCACCAGCTTTCTGCGCTACATCCCGGTGGACCTGGATGATCTTGAAGAGGGCACCACCCCGCTCAAGCTCTACTCGAAGTCGGGCGAGATTCGCTGCTGTCGCCACGACGCCGGGATCCTGGCCAAGGGTGACCGGGCGGTGGTGATGGCGGTTCTCACCGAGAGCGAAAGCGACCCCCGCTTCCACCCCGACCACCCGGCCGTCCTGCTAATCGGTCGGATCGCCGCAGTGGTATATCGCCACTGGCTAGGCTAA